TAACCTTGGCAATCTTCCGCACATAGGCCACCACATCCGCCGAAGTCATCCCCGGTGGTTTCAATATGTTCAAATAGCCTGACAAACCCGCTGAATCACCTTGGTACATACTTCCTCTAGACTTCCCTTCACCGTACAACCGGAGGCCTTCACGTGTCCGCCCCCGCCAAATTCTGCGGCAATCTTGCTTACATCCACCGTCCCGGTGGAACGAAAGCTCACGGTCACGGTGCCCTCCCCTAAGTCTTTAAAGAGCAGGGCCACTTCCACCCCTTCCACCATCCGCGGATAATCCACAAGACCCTCCAGGTCGTCTTCCCCGGCTCCGGTCTGTCTTAGGTCCTCCTGGGAGACGACCATGGAAACCACCTTCCCCTCGGCATCTATCCGCATTCGCCCAAGGGCCAAACTCAAAAGTCGGAAATATGCCAGGGGACGCCGCATGAAGAGGTTAGTGGCCACTTCCTCGGGTCTTGCCCCCGCGGCCACCAGCCGCGACGCAATTTCCAAGACCCGAGCGCTGGTGTTGGAAAAACGAAAGCCGCCGGTATCGCCCACGATGGCCATGTAGAGGCTGTTAGCCATCCGCGGGTTCAAGGGCACCCCCAGAGTCTCGATCAAATAGTAGACCAGCTCTGCACAGGCCGAAGCCTCCGGGACAATGAGGTAATAGGGCCCTTGTCCACGGTTGCTGGCATGGTGGTCAATATTCACCACCACCTTGGCCCGCCGGGTAAAGTCCGCAAACTCTCCGGTCCGGTCCGGTTCACCGTCCAGCACGATCACAGGACAGGCTCCAGGATCCGTCGGGAGGTCCTCGACACCGTAGATAGGGTCATCCCCCAGGGCAAACTGATACCGATGCTGGGGGGACAGAAACACCCGCACCCTTTTACCCAAGGTCCGCAGGGCCTCCGCTAAGGCCAAACTGGAGCCTATGCTATCGGCATCGGGCCGCTCATGGCTGAAAACCAGGAAGTCATCGGCTTGGTTTATGAAAGCAGCAATCCTTTGCAGTTGTCCCTGTAACCTATTCATCGGACTTATTTCCTTCTTGGTCGCCTTCGATCTCCCGCAGCAAAGAAAAGATACGGGCCCCCCGTTCAATGGACTCGTCGAAGCAAAAAGACACCTCTGGGGTGTGCCGTAGCCGGATCCTTTTGCCCAGCTCACTGCGCACAAAGCCGGTGGCCGACTTAAGCCCCTCCATGGTGGCTTTTCGCTCCTCTTCATCGCCATAGACACTAACAAAGATCTTCACCTGGCGTAAATCACCGGTCACCTCCACATCGGTAACGGTGACAAATCCCACCCGGGGATCCTTGAGGTTGCGCATGATAATATCACTGGCTTCCTGTCGAATCGCTTCCCTAACCTTTTCGACCCGTTGCATTGTCATCAGAGCCAGCTCCCTTCCTCTTTCAGCTGAATCTTCGGCACCATCAGAACACGTCGATGGTCACGGCAGCCACTTCCACGGGGAAGTTTCCCTCAATGAAACGTACCACCGTATCCAAGGACTCCCGAACAAAGGACGGGGAGCTGCTAACAGTCACAATCCCCAGGACCGCCTGCCGCCACACGTCCTGCAGCTCCACTTCCGCCACAGCCACGTTGAACTTAGCACGTAGTCTTTGGGTCATGGAGCTGAGCACCCGCCGTTTGTCCTTCAAGGAGTCATTCTGCTGCATGATGATCCGGACCTTTGCCACCGCCACAAACATCGTCATCGCCTGCTAGTTCAGCGTTCTTTTTACTTCCTCTAGGGCATAGGTCTCGATAATATCCCCAGGCTTGACATCCTGGAAATTCTCCAGACCAATACCACACTCATAGCCAGTGCCCACTTCTCGTACGTCGTCCTTAAACCGCCGCAGAGAGGACACCTGGCCGTCGAAAATCACTACATTGTCCCGAATTACCCGGGCTTTGGCATTGCGGGTGATCTTGCCGCTTTTCACGTAACAACCGGCCACCACACCCACCTTGGGCACCTTGAAGGTCTCCCGCACCTCCGCCTGGCCCAGCTCCACTTCTTTGTAGGTGGGCTCCAACAGGCCTTCCATAGCCGCGGTGATCTCGTCCAAAGCCTCGTAGATCACCCGGTGCAGACGAATATCGATACCCTTCTGCTCTGCGGCACGGCGGGCTGCGGCATCGGGCCGGACGTTAAACCCAATGATAATCCCATCAGAAGCATCAGCCAGATTTACGTCACTTTCGGTAATACCACCGGTACCGCTGTGGATCACCGAAACCCGTACTTCATCGGTGGCCAGCTTCTGTAGAGAACTCACCAGGGCCTCTACGGAACCTTGGACGTCGGCCTTCACGATGAGGCGCAGCTCCTTCACCGAACCTTCCTTCACCCGGTGGTACAGATCCGACAAAGTCAAACGGGTGGAACGCCAATCCTCGGTCTGTCGTTCCTGCTGCCGCTTTTCTGCCAGGTCCTTGGCCTCCTTGGCCGAGCCCACTACTTCAAAGGTGTCACCGGCTTCGGGCACATCGAACAAACCTAACACCTGTACCGGTGTGGATGGACCGGCACTGTTCAAGCGCTGGCCCCGATGGTCCAACAAAGCCCGCACTTTACCCGCCACGGCCCCAGATACGATATAATCCCCCGGCTTCAGGGTGCCTTGACGAATCAGTACCGTAGCCACCGGACCCCGGCCCTTGTCTAGTTCCGCTTCGATGACCGTACCTAAAGCTGGACGATAGGGATCAGCCCGGAAGTCTTCCATCTCCGCCACCAACAGGATCATTTCCAAAAGATTGTCCAGACCCTCCCGTTTCAGGGCGGAAACATTAACCGTCACCGTGTCTCCACCCCAATCATCGGGCACCAGACCGTATTCTGTCAACTGTTGTTTCACCCGATCGGGATTGGCGGTGGGTTTGTCGCTTTTGTTGATGGCAACGATGATGGGCACCTTCGCGGCCTTGGCGTGGTTGATGGCCTCTACCGTCTGGGGCATAATCCCGTCATCGGCTGCCACCACAAGGATGGCAATATCGGTGACCTGGGCACCCCGGGCCCGCATCTCCGTAAAAGCTTCGTGCCCCGGTGTGTCAAGGAAGGTAATCTTCTTCCCTTGCACCTCCACCTGATAGGCACCAATGTGCTGGGTAATGCCCCCCGCCTCGGTTTCCGTCACCTTGGTCTGACGAATGGCATCTAGAAGGGTGGTCTTGCCGTGATCCACATGACCCAGAATAGTCACCACCGGAGGCCTGGGCTCTAGCTTCTCCGCGTCCACCGCCATCTTGTCAAAACCAATCTTGGTTTCCGCCTCTTCCGGCAGGACAAGGAACCCAGCTTTGGTGGCCACTTCCTCCGCGGCGGTAAAGTCCACCACTTGGTTAATACCCGCCATTACCCCAAGTTCCATCAGTTTCTTGATCAGCTCCGCCGGGCGCATCTTCAGTTTCTCCGCCAACTCCCGGACGGTGATGGTTTTCGGCAGGACAACGACCTTTTCATCCTCACTGGATTGCGCGTCCTGGGACTGCGCAGAGGCCGCGTTGGTCCTTTGGCGTTTTTGCCTACGCTTTCCGGACCGACGCCTAGGAGCCTTGGTTTCCTCCAACTGCTCCTCCACGTCCTCCCCTTGGAAATGTTCCCGAATCAATTCTGCAACGTCGTCGTCCACAGTACTCATATGGTTGCGCACATCCGCACCCAAATCATCTAGGAATTCCACCATTTCCTTACTGGAGATCCCTAGTTCCTTCGCCAACTCATAAATCCGCGTTTTTTGCATGTATATCACCCCTGTGAAAACTTATAATCACAACATTCCGCTTTCGCCCTCCATCTCTAGCATTCTGCCTCCTCCCCAGCGGCACGGAGCAAAGACGTCGCAAAATGCCGATCTAAGATGCACAGCACCACCCGTTTTCCTTTCCCGATGGCCCGGCCCAAACCCTCACTGGTCCCGTACACCACCACGGGTACAGACCGGTGTTGGGCCAGTTGGAAAAAGTACTCCTTGGTATTCGGCGCCCCGTCCTCGGCAATCACCACTAACCGAGCCCGGTCACCCTTGATGGCCAGCTCGCAGGTGTTGTATCCTGCGCAAACCTTACCAGCGGCCCGGCAAAAACCCAAAAGACTGTAAAACCGTTGGGACACCCTAACTCTCCCGCTTCCCCAGACCGATGATATCCGCCCGGAGGATGGTCTTACGCAGAGCCGCCAGCTCCTCCGGGTCGGGCTGCCGTCCCAAAGCCCGCTCGATACCCTTCTTGCTGATCACCAGCTCCAAACACTCTTCCGAGGGGCAGATGTAGGCGCCGCGGCCGGAACGTTTCCCCGTCAAATCCATCAGAACTTCTCCTTCGGGCGTGCGGACGATCCGGACCAATTCCCGCTTATCCTTCACGGTCTTGCACCCAATGCAAGTCCGTTGGGGAACCCGCTTCTTTGCACCCATGGAACTCCCTCCTTACTTAACGAAAGTCGTTGGGATCCAAATCGGCTAGACTGCGAATAACCTTCTCGCCCGCCTGTTCCTGTTCCTTTTCCTGTTCCTTGGCCTTGGTCTTCTTCTGGGTCTTTTGCATCTTCTTG
The nucleotide sequence above comes from Bacillota bacterium. Encoded proteins:
- the rbfA gene encoding 30S ribosome-binding factor RbfA: MTMQRVEKVREAIRQEASDIIMRNLKDPRVGFVTVTDVEVTGDLRQVKIFVSVYGDEEERKATMEGLKSATGFVRSELGKRIRLRHTPEVSFCFDESIERGARIFSLLREIEGDQEGNKSDE
- a CDS encoding bifunctional oligoribonuclease/PAP phosphatase NrnA, which codes for MNRLQGQLQRIAAFINQADDFLVFSHERPDADSIGSSLALAEALRTLGKRVRVFLSPQHRYQFALGDDPIYGVEDLPTDPGACPVIVLDGEPDRTGEFADFTRRAKVVVNIDHHASNRGQGPYYLIVPEASACAELVYYLIETLGVPLNPRMANSLYMAIVGDTGGFRFSNTSARVLEIASRLVAAGARPEEVATNLFMRRPLAYFRLLSLALGRMRIDAEGKVVSMVVSQEDLRQTGAGEDDLEGLVDYPRMVEGVEVALLFKDLGEGTVTVSFRSTGTVDVSKIAAEFGGGGHVKASGCTVKGSLEEVCTKVIQRVCQAI
- a CDS encoding DUF503 domain-containing protein, with product MTMFVAVAKVRIIMQQNDSLKDKRRVLSSMTQRLRAKFNVAVAEVELQDVWRQAVLGIVTVSSSPSFVRESLDTVVRFIEGNFPVEVAAVTIDVF
- the infB gene encoding translation initiation factor IF-2; translation: MQKTRIYELAKELGISSKEMVEFLDDLGADVRNHMSTVDDDVAELIREHFQGEDVEEQLEETKAPRRRSGKRRQKRQRTNAASAQSQDAQSSEDEKVVVLPKTITVRELAEKLKMRPAELIKKLMELGVMAGINQVVDFTAAEEVATKAGFLVLPEEAETKIGFDKMAVDAEKLEPRPPVVTILGHVDHGKTTLLDAIRQTKVTETEAGGITQHIGAYQVEVQGKKITFLDTPGHEAFTEMRARGAQVTDIAILVVAADDGIMPQTVEAINHAKAAKVPIIVAINKSDKPTANPDRVKQQLTEYGLVPDDWGGDTVTVNVSALKREGLDNLLEMILLVAEMEDFRADPYRPALGTVIEAELDKGRGPVATVLIRQGTLKPGDYIVSGAVAGKVRALLDHRGQRLNSAGPSTPVQVLGLFDVPEAGDTFEVVGSAKEAKDLAEKRQQERQTEDWRSTRLTLSDLYHRVKEGSVKELRLIVKADVQGSVEALVSSLQKLATDEVRVSVIHSGTGGITESDVNLADASDGIIIGFNVRPDAAARRAAEQKGIDIRLHRVIYEALDEITAAMEGLLEPTYKEVELGQAEVRETFKVPKVGVVAGCYVKSGKITRNAKARVIRDNVVIFDGQVSSLRRFKDDVREVGTGYECGIGLENFQDVKPGDIIETYALEEVKRTLN
- a CDS encoding YlxR family protein, encoding MGAKKRVPQRTCIGCKTVKDKRELVRIVRTPEGEVLMDLTGKRSGRGAYICPSEECLELVISKKGIERALGRQPDPEELAALRKTILRADIIGLGKRES
- a CDS encoding 50S ribosomal protein L7ae; the protein is MSQRFYSLLGFCRAAGKVCAGYNTCELAIKGDRARLVVIAEDGAPNTKEYFFQLAQHRSVPVVVYGTSEGLGRAIGKGKRVVLCILDRHFATSLLRAAGEEAEC